Proteins from a genomic interval of Channa argus isolate prfri chromosome 11, Channa argus male v1.0, whole genome shotgun sequence:
- the LOC137136676 gene encoding ceramide transfer protein-like isoform X3 codes for MLGPANRRDCSSVLLCFGCWNGRMAESGYGSETSLRRHGSMLSLTSAASALSATSTSSFKKGHRLLEKLAEMETFRDILCRQVDTLQKYFDSCADAVSKDEFQRDREEEDEDDFPTSTKSDGEYFHNNNGSKEKLFSPASPKGINGIDFKGEAITFKATTAGILSTLSHCIELMVKREESWQKRLDKELDKRRRVEDAFKSAVHELKKKSHYGGPDYEEGPNSLINDEEFFDAVEAELDRQDKIEEQCQSEKVRIPRLTPVPPGDTYSTIGTHRFANKLHSHSSSLSSVELVSASDDIHRFSTQVEEMVQNHMTYSLQDVGGDANWQLVIEEGEMKVYRREVEENGIVLDPLKATHAVKGVTGHEVCHYFWDTAVRMDWETTIENFNIVETLSDNAVIVYQTHKRVWPASQRDVLYLSAIRKILPTNENDPDTWLVCNFSVDHDKAPPTNRCVRAKINVAIICQTLVSPPEGDKEISRENLICKITYVANVNPGGWAPASVLRAVAKREYPKFLKRFTSYVQEKTAGKTILF; via the exons GCCGAGTCTGGTTATGGCTCAGAAACGAGTCTGAGGCGCCATGGCTCCATGTTGTCTCTCACCTCCGCAGCAAGTGCCTTGTCTGCTACGTCAACATCCTCCTTCAAG AAGGGCCACAGATTGCTTGAGAAGTTAGCCGAAATGGAAACTTTCCGTGACATCCTGTGCAGACAGGTGGACACCCTGCAGAAATACTTTGACTCCTGTGCTGATGCTGTCTCCAAAGATGAATTTCAGAGAGATAGAG AGGAGGAGGACGAAGATGATTTTCCTACTTCTACAAAATCTGATGGTGAATATTTTCACAACAACAATGgcagcaaagaaaaat TGTTTTCCCCTGCCAGTCCCAAAGGTATCAACGGGATAGACTTTAAGGGGGAAGCCATCACATTCAAGGCAACTACAGCAGGCATTCTCTCCACCTTGTCCCACTGCATCGAACTAATGGTGAAACGAGAGGAGAGCTGGCAAAAGAGATTGGACAAG gaGCTGGATAAGAGGAGGAGGGTTGAAGATGCCTTCAAATCTGCTGTGCATGAATTAAAGAAGAAGTCACACTATGGAGGCCCAGACTATGAG GAGGGGCCCAACAGTCTGATTAATGATGAAGAGTTCTTTGATGCAGTGGAAGCTGAACTGGACAGACAAGACAAGATAGAGGAGCAG TGCCAGTCAGAGAAGGTCAGAATACCTCGACTAACTCCGGTTCCTCCTGGAGACACCTACTCCACCATTGGTACACACCGATTTGCCAACAAG CTCCATAGCCATTCTTCTTCCCTGTCCTCCGTTGAGCTAGTCAGTGCTTCAGATGACATTCACAGATTCAGCACACAG GTGGAGGAAATGGTGCAGAATCATATGACTTACTCTCTTCAAGATGTGGGCGGAGATGCTAACTGGCAGCTGGTAATAGAAGAAGGAGAGATGAAG GTGTACAGGAGGGAAGTGGAGGAGAATGGTATTGTGCTGGATCCTCTAAAAGCTACACATGCTGTGAAGGGCGTGACAGGACATGAGGTCTGTCACTACTTCTGGGACACAGCTGTGCGAATGGACTGGGAGA CCACTATAGAAAATTTCAACATTGTGGAAACCCTTTCTGATAATGCAGTAATTGTTTATCAGACACACAAG AGAGTGTGGCCTGCCTCTCAGAGAGACGTGCTCTACCTGTCAGCCATCAGGAAGATCCTaccaacaaatgaaaatgatccAGACACATGGCTGGTCTGCAACTTCTCTGTGGACCATGATAAAGCCCCT CCCACAAACCGCTGTGTTCGTGCCAAAATCAATGTCGCCATCATCTGCCAGACGCTGGTCAGCCCACCAGAGGGTGATAAAGAGATCAGTAGAGAAAACCTCATTTGCAAAATCACCTATGTTGCCAATG TAAACCCAGGCGGCTGGGCTCCAGCCTCAGTCCTTAGAGCTGTGGCCAAGAGAGAGTATCCCAAGTTCCTGAAACGCTTCACCTCCTATGTCCAGGAGAAAACTGCTGGGAAAACCATCCTCTTCTGA
- the LOC137136676 gene encoding ceramide transfer protein-like isoform X4 translates to MDARHKDGQDEKVSQIRAESGYGSETSLRRHGSMLSLTSAASALSATSTSSFKKGHRLLEKLAEMETFRDILCRQVDTLQKYFDSCADAVSKDEFQRDREEEDEDDFPTSTKSDGEYFHNNNGSKEKLFSPASPKGINGIDFKGEAITFKATTAGILSTLSHCIELMVKREESWQKRLDKELDKRRRVEDAFKSAVHELKKKSHYGGPDYEEGPNSLINDEEFFDAVEAELDRQDKIEEQCQSEKVRIPRLTPVPPGDTYSTIGTHRFANKLHSHSSSLSSVELVSASDDIHRFSTQVEEMVQNHMTYSLQDVGGDANWQLVIEEGEMKVYRREVEENGIVLDPLKATHAVKGVTGHEVCHYFWDTAVRMDWETTIENFNIVETLSDNAVIVYQTHKRVWPASQRDVLYLSAIRKILPTNENDPDTWLVCNFSVDHDKAPPTNRCVRAKINVAIICQTLVSPPEGDKEISRENLICKITYVANVNPGGWAPASVLRAVAKREYPKFLKRFTSYVQEKTAGKTILF, encoded by the exons GCCGAGTCTGGTTATGGCTCAGAAACGAGTCTGAGGCGCCATGGCTCCATGTTGTCTCTCACCTCCGCAGCAAGTGCCTTGTCTGCTACGTCAACATCCTCCTTCAAG AAGGGCCACAGATTGCTTGAGAAGTTAGCCGAAATGGAAACTTTCCGTGACATCCTGTGCAGACAGGTGGACACCCTGCAGAAATACTTTGACTCCTGTGCTGATGCTGTCTCCAAAGATGAATTTCAGAGAGATAGAG AGGAGGAGGACGAAGATGATTTTCCTACTTCTACAAAATCTGATGGTGAATATTTTCACAACAACAATGgcagcaaagaaaaat TGTTTTCCCCTGCCAGTCCCAAAGGTATCAACGGGATAGACTTTAAGGGGGAAGCCATCACATTCAAGGCAACTACAGCAGGCATTCTCTCCACCTTGTCCCACTGCATCGAACTAATGGTGAAACGAGAGGAGAGCTGGCAAAAGAGATTGGACAAG gaGCTGGATAAGAGGAGGAGGGTTGAAGATGCCTTCAAATCTGCTGTGCATGAATTAAAGAAGAAGTCACACTATGGAGGCCCAGACTATGAG GAGGGGCCCAACAGTCTGATTAATGATGAAGAGTTCTTTGATGCAGTGGAAGCTGAACTGGACAGACAAGACAAGATAGAGGAGCAG TGCCAGTCAGAGAAGGTCAGAATACCTCGACTAACTCCGGTTCCTCCTGGAGACACCTACTCCACCATTGGTACACACCGATTTGCCAACAAG CTCCATAGCCATTCTTCTTCCCTGTCCTCCGTTGAGCTAGTCAGTGCTTCAGATGACATTCACAGATTCAGCACACAG GTGGAGGAAATGGTGCAGAATCATATGACTTACTCTCTTCAAGATGTGGGCGGAGATGCTAACTGGCAGCTGGTAATAGAAGAAGGAGAGATGAAG GTGTACAGGAGGGAAGTGGAGGAGAATGGTATTGTGCTGGATCCTCTAAAAGCTACACATGCTGTGAAGGGCGTGACAGGACATGAGGTCTGTCACTACTTCTGGGACACAGCTGTGCGAATGGACTGGGAGA CCACTATAGAAAATTTCAACATTGTGGAAACCCTTTCTGATAATGCAGTAATTGTTTATCAGACACACAAG AGAGTGTGGCCTGCCTCTCAGAGAGACGTGCTCTACCTGTCAGCCATCAGGAAGATCCTaccaacaaatgaaaatgatccAGACACATGGCTGGTCTGCAACTTCTCTGTGGACCATGATAAAGCCCCT CCCACAAACCGCTGTGTTCGTGCCAAAATCAATGTCGCCATCATCTGCCAGACGCTGGTCAGCCCACCAGAGGGTGATAAAGAGATCAGTAGAGAAAACCTCATTTGCAAAATCACCTATGTTGCCAATG TAAACCCAGGCGGCTGGGCTCCAGCCTCAGTCCTTAGAGCTGTGGCCAAGAGAGAGTATCCCAAGTTCCTGAAACGCTTCACCTCCTATGTCCAGGAGAAAACTGCTGGGAAAACCATCCTCTTCTGA